One stretch of Arachis duranensis cultivar V14167 chromosome 1, aradu.V14167.gnm2.J7QH, whole genome shotgun sequence DNA includes these proteins:
- the LOC107465291 gene encoding disease resistance protein RPM1-like: MAEIAVSFVLDQLFPLLRDKARTLQGAHKEFEDVKDELESICAFLKDADTRAAKDNNALDDDGIKSWVRQLREAAFQIEDLVDEYLIYQQQWPSHSGIAASLCKAASLIKNLKRRHRLASDAQDIKSRVCGIKERSERYGFHCSSRESHSAKSHDTRMASLFMEEAEVVGVEAARDELIGWLVEGTTDRTVISVVGMGGLGKTTLAKKVYDDTNVIANFECRAWITVSQSYTIEGLLRNMLDQFYKERREAPVPAAVDLSRMDQESLIEEVRSYLQQKRYVVVFDDIWNVNFWGQIEFAVYDNKKGSRVMITTRSMNVAEFCKRSAFVNLHNLRPLSQEKSWELFCKKAFRFDLDGRCPEELADISFEIVKKCKGLPLAIMAIGGLLSTKEKKAIQWRKLSENLSLEFEKNPHLSGITKILALSYDDLPYNLKACFLYFGLYPEDYLVNSERLIWQWIAEGFVKHEKGKTLEQVAEQYLTELIHRSLVQASIEVDGKVESCQVHDLFRDLIVRNMEDLSFARFVTKEDQSPIVGITRRLAIANSPNDFIGSLSSSTRSLHVFRVEELSETFLKSIVKKCRLLRVLNFRDAPLGQVPENLGKLLHLRYLSLRNTDIRTLPKSIGKLQNLETLDLRQTRVQEIPKEINKLKKLRHLIAYHLNFKVDFRMLWDWEKGVQMNGAVGSLTSLQTLCLVKANHGGVQLLSELGKLKQLRSLALSHMKREYGSVLHVSIREMHHLETLEITAIDENEVINFPLVSSVPQLQHLRLRGKLEKLPDGIQQLWYLVRLSLSYSKLGDDPLEALQDMPNLMHLLMYDAAYEGKSLHFREKRFLKLNELTLKNLYGLNSILIDKGSLPNLKRVKLENIPQMKKVPFGIRHLVNLEDLYFVDMQNELVESIDPIGGQQHWIIEHVPIVYVRHKVGPKFAVFDTRVIRHSRRS, translated from the coding sequence atggcaGAAATTGCAGTATCTTTTGTCCTTGATCAACTGTTTCCATTGCTGAGAGATAAAGCAAGAACTCTCCAAGGTGCCCACAAAGAGTTTGAAGACGTGAAAGATGAACTAGAGAGCATATGCGCCTTCCTCAAGGATGCAGACACAAGGGCTGCAAAAGACAACAATGCCCTTGACGACGATGGGATCAAATCATGGGTGAGGCAGTTAAGAGAAGCGGCTTTCCAGATAGAAGATCTAGTTGATGAGTATCTGATCTACCAACAGCAGTGGCCAAGTCATTCTGGCATTGCAGCCTCTCTATGCAAGGCTGCTAGCTTGATCAAGAATCTGAAGCGTCGCCATCGACTAGCCTCCGATGCGCAAGACATCAAATCACGTGTTTGCGGGATCAAGGAAAGAAGCGAAAGATATGGCTTCCATTGCAGCTCAAGAGAGAGCCATAGTGCGAAGTCCCATGACACTCGAATGGCCTCCCTTTTCATGGAGGAAGCTGAGGTTGTGGGAGTTGAAGCCGCGAGAGATGAACTGATTGGTTGGTTAGTTGAAGGGACAACAGACAGAACAGTTATTTCAGTTGTGGGAATGGGAGGGTTGGGAAAAACCACTCTCGCCAAGAAGGTTTATGACGACACTAATGTGATTGCGAATTTTGAATGTCGTGCTTGGATCACAGTGTCTCAGTCTTACACAATAGAAGGATTGTTGAGGAACATGCTAGACCAGTTttacaaagaaagaagagaggctCCTGTTCCTGCTGCTGTAGATCTTTCGAGAATGGATCAAGAGTCGTTGATTGAAGAAGTGAGGAGTTACTTGCAACAAAAGAGGTATGTGGTGGTGTTTGATGATATATGGAATGTAAACTTTTGGGGTCAAATTGAGTTTGCTGTGTATGATAATAAGAAAGGAAGCAGGGTAATGATTACTACTAGGAGCATGAATGTTGCTGAGTTTTGTAAGAGATCTGCCTTTGTTAATTTACACAACTTGCGACCTTTAAGTCAAGAAAAATCTTGGGAGCTATTCTGCAAGAAGGCATTTAGATTTGACTTGGATGGACGTTGTCCGGAGGAACTCGCAGATATCTCCTTCGAGATTGTTAAGAAATGCAAGGGATTACCGCTAGCGATCATGGCAATCGGCGGTCTTTTAtctacaaaagaaaagaaggcaATTCAATGGAGAAAGTTGAGTGAAAATCTGAGCTTGGAGTTTGAGAAAAATCCCCATTTGAGTGGGATAACAAAGATTCTAGCTCTTAGTTATGATGATTTACCTTACAATTTGAAGGCATGCTTCTTGTACTTTGGATTATATCCCGAAGACTATTTAGTCAATTCAGAGAGACTCATTTGGCAGTGGATAGCAGAGGGATTTGTTAAACATGAGAAGGGAAAAACTCTGGAACAAGTTGCAGAACAATATTTAACAGAATTGATCCACAGAAGTTTGGTCCAAGCCTCAATTGAAGTTGATGGCAAAGTTGAAAGTTGTCAAGTTCATGATTTATTTCGTGACTTGATTGTGAGAAATATGGAGGATTTAAGTTTCGCTAGGTTTGTTACTAAAGAAGATCAATCACCCATTGTTGGCATAACTCGGCGCCTGGCGATAGCAAATAGTCCCAATGATTTCATCGGAAGTTTAAGTTCAAGTACCCGGTCGCTGCATGTTTTTAGAGTTGAAGAGTTGTCAGAAACCTTTTTGAAGAGCATTGTCAAAAAGTGCAGGCTGCTGAGAGTACTAAATTTCAGGGATGCTCCACTTGGTCAAGTTCCTGAAAATTTGGGAAAATTGCTCCACTTGAGGTATTTAAGCTTGCGCAACACAGACATAAGAACTCTTCCGAAATCCATTGGCAAGCTGCAGAACTTAGAGACCTTGGATCTAAGGCAAACACGCGTCCAAGAGATACCGAAAGAGATTAACAAGCTGAAAAAGCTTAGACATCTCATAGCATACCATCTAAACTTCAAAGTTGACTTTCGCATGTTGTGGGATTGGGAAAAGGGTGTTCAGATGAATGGTGCTGTTGGAAGCTTGACATCACTGCAAACACTATGTTTAGTGAAGGCAAATCATGGTGGAGTACAGCTACTCTCCGAGCTAGGAAAGTTGAAGCAGTTGAGATCATTGGCCTTGAGTCACATGAAGCGGGAATATGGAAGTGTGCTACATGTCTCGATACGTGAGATGCATCACTTGGAGACGCTAGAAATAACTGCTATAGACGAAAATGAAGTCATTAATTTTCCTCTTGTGTCATCTGTGCCTCAACTTCAGCATCTACGCCTAAGGGGGAAGTTAGAGAAGTTACCAGATGGTATTCAACAGCTTTGGTATCTTGTCAGGTTGTCCTTGTCATACTCCAAGTTAGGTGATGATCCATTGGAGGCGCTTCAAGATATGCCAAATTTGATGCACCTCTTGATGTATGATGCTGCGTATGAGGGCAAAAGCTTGCACTTTCGAGAAAAAAGGTTTCTAAAGTTGAACGAACTGACACTCAAAAACTTGTATGGTTTGAATTCAATTCTTATTGATAAAGGATCCTTGCCTAATCTCAAAAGGGTCAAGTTAGAAAATATCCCTCAAATGAAGAAGGTTCCTTTTGGTATTCGCCACCTAGTCAATCTTGAAGATCTATATTTTGTTGACATGCAAAATGAGCTTGTTGAAAGCATTGATCCTATTGGAGGTCAACAGCACTGGATCATAGAGCATGTTCCCATAGTTTATGTCAGACACAAAGTTGGTCCAAAGTTCGCTGTATTTGACACTCGCGTTATTCGTCATTCAAGGCGCAGTTAA